The window CTGAGGTTATAAGACGTGCTCGCAGAGGCGGGGCGAGTACCGTAGCCATCACCAACAATATGGATTCGCTGTTGGCCCGCGAGGCGGAATTCACCATTGATTGTCACGCTGGCGTTGAGAAGAGTGTAGCCGCCACAAAGACATATCTGACCGAGCTTGCGGCCATCTATCTATTGTCCTTTTCCCTGGCGGGAAGGGAGGACCTTCTTGGAGAATTAAAGTCTGCCATAGCCCAAAGCAAACAAGCTCTCGAGGTCGAACCTTATGTTGCATCTATTGCTCCGCGTTACAGGTATATGGATCACTGTGTCATACTTGGCCGGGGATTCAATTATTGCACTGTGCTGGAGGCCAGTCTGAAACTCAAAGAAACCTGCTATGTGGTCGCTGAACCGTATTCTTCAGCGGATTTTCTCCACGGACCCATAGCCTTGATAGAGCCAGGCTTTCCCGCTTTTTTGATAGCGCCTCCCGGCAAGACATATCCGGGGATGGTTGACTTGCACGAAAAGCTCATAGAACGCGGAGCGGAGACGGTTGTAATCAGTTCTGTTGATGACCTGCTGAAAAAGGCAACGATT is drawn from Bacillota bacterium and contains these coding sequences:
- a CDS encoding SIS domain-containing protein, with amino-acid sequence EVIRRARRGGASTVAITNNMDSLLAREAEFTIDCHAGVEKSVAATKTYLTELAAIYLLSFSLAGREDLLGELKSAIAQSKQALEVEPYVASIAPRYRYMDHCVILGRGFNYCTVLEASLKLKETCYVVAEPYSSADFLHGPIALIEPGFPAFLIAPPGKTYPGMVDLHEKLIERGAETVVISSVDDLLKKATIPIRLPVEAPEYLTPLFYIVPMQLLSYYLAITKGFDPDKPRGLRKVTMTR